AGGACTCGGCCACGCCGTAGCCGACCAGCACGGGCTGGCGGCCGGTGGGCTTGTCCTTCGCCCCGGCCTCCGGCTCGGCTGCCGCGACTGCGGGCTCGGTGGCCGCCGGCGGCGGCTCCTCGGCCGGGCCGGAGCCCGGTGCCACGTCCACGGTGATGATCGCGGTGCCGACGTCCACGGTGGTGCCCTCGTCGAAGCGAAGCTCGTGCACCACTCCGTCGTACGGGATGGGCAGTTCCACCGCGGCCTTGGCTGTCTCGACCTCGCAGACGACCTGACCGTCGGTGACGGTGTCGCCGGGCTGGACGTACCACTTGAGGATCTCGGCCTCGGTGAGTCCCTCGCCCACGTCGGGCATCTTGAACTCGCGGAAGCGGGCGGAAGCGTCAGTCATCGTCGTCACGACCCTCTCCTCAGTACGCCAGCGAGCGGTCGACGGCGTCGAGCACCCGGTCCAGTCCCGGAAGGTACTCCTCCTCCAGCCGGGCCGGCGGGTACGGAGCGTGGAACCCGCCGACCCGCAGGACCGGCGCCTCCAGGTGGTAGAAGCTCCGCTCCGTGATGCGGGCGGCGATCTCCGCGCCCGAGCCGTAGAACACCGGGGCCTCGTGGACGACGACCAGCCGGCCCGTCCTCTCCACCGACCGCTGCACGGCGTCGAAGTCGATCGGGGACATCGAGCGCAGGTCCAGGACCTCGACCGACTTGCCCTCCTCCTCGGCGGCCGCGGCGGCCTCCAGGCAGACCTTCACCATCGGGCCGTAGGCGGCGAGGGTGATGTCCGTGCCGGCGCGGGCGACGCGGGCGGCGTGCAGCGGGTCCGGGATGGACTCGGTGTCGACCTCGCCCTTGTCCCAGTAGCGCCGCTTGGGCTCGAAGAAGATCACCGGGTCGTCGCTCTGGATGGCCTGCTGGAGCATCCAGTAGCCGTCGGCCGCGTTCGACGGCGAGACGACCTTGAGACCGGCCACATGGGCGAACAGCGCCTCGGGCGACTCGGAGTGGTGCTCGACCGCGCCGATGCCGCCGCCGTAGGGGATGCGGACGACGACCGGCAGCTTGACCTTGCCGAGCGCGCGGGCGTGCATCTTCGCGAGCTGCGTGACGATCTGGTCGTACGCGGGGAAGACGAAACCGTCGAACTGGATCTCGACGACCGGGCGGTAGCCGCGCAGGGCGAGACCGATCGCGGTGCCGACGATGCCGGACTCGGCGAGCGGGGTGTCGATGACCCGCTCCTCGCCGAAGTCCTTCTGGAGCCCGTCGGTGATGCGGAAGACTCCGCCGAGCTTGCCGACGTCCTCGCCCATGACGAGGACCTTGGGGTCGGTGTCGAGAGCCTTGCGCAGCGACTCGTTGAGCGCCTTGGCGAGCGACATCTTCTCTACGGCCATGGCTACTTGCCCTCCTGCGGCGCGTCGGCGAACGACGCCTGGTACGCGGCGAACTGCGCGCGCTCCTCGTCGACGAGGGCGTGCCCGTCGGCGTAGACGTTGTCGAACATGGCCATGTCGTCCGGGTCGGGCATGGCGCGCACCGCCTCGCGGACACGCTTGGCGAGCGCGTCGCTCTCCGCGTCGAGCTCGGTGAAGAACGCCTCGTCGGCGTGGCCCTGCGCGGCCAGGTACTTCCGGAGACGCAGGATCGGGTCCTTGGCCTCCCAGGCCGCCCGCTCGTCGTCGTGGCGGTAGCGGGTCGGGTCGTCGGAGGTGGTGTGGGCGCCCATGCGGTACGTGAACGCCTCGACCAGCGTCGGGCCCTCGCCCCGGCGGGCGCGCTCCAGCGCGGACCGGGTCACGGCCAGGCACGCGAGCACGTCGTTGCCGTCGACGCGGACGCCGGGGAAGCCGAAGCCCTGGGCGCGCTGGTAGAGCGGCACCCGGGTCTGGCGCTCGGTGGGCTCGGAGATCGCCCACTGGTTGTTCTGGCAGAAGAACACGACCGGGGCGTTGTAGACCGCGGAGAAGGTGAACGACTCCGCCACGTCGCCCTGGCTGGAGGCGCCGTCGCCGAAGTACGCGATCACCGCGGAGTCGGCACCGTCCTTGGCGACGCCCATCGCGTAGCCGGTGGCGTGCAGCGTCTGCGAGCCGATGACGATCGTGTACAGGTGGAAGTTGTTGCTGTTCGGGTCCCAGCCGCCGTGGTTCACGCCGCGGAACATCCCGAGCAGATTCGTCGGGTCGACCCCGCGGCACCAGGCGACGCCGTGCTCACGGTAGGTCGGGAAGACGTAGTCGTCGTCGCGCAGGGCGCGGCCGGAGCCGATCTGGGCGGCCTCCTGGCCGAGCAGCGAGGCCCACAGGCCCAGCTCGCCCTGGCGCTGCAGCGCCGTGGCCTCGGCGTCGAAACGGCGGGTGAGAACCATGTCCCGGTAGAGCCCGCGGAGCTCGTCGGGGCCGAGGTCGGCGACATGGCGGTCGTAGTCCGGGTGCTCGACCCGCTCACCCTCGGGCGTCAGCAGCTGTACGAGCTGGGGCTCGGAACCCGTTGGCTTCTTCGCTGCGCTGACGCGCTTACTGCTGCGGCGCGGTTTGCGCGCGGCAGTGTTCTCCACGGTCACGTGCGTGCTCCTCCGTCTGTCCGGC
The genomic region above belongs to Streptomyces marianii and contains:
- a CDS encoding alpha-ketoacid dehydrogenase subunit beta, with amino-acid sequence MAVEKMSLAKALNESLRKALDTDPKVLVMGEDVGKLGGVFRITDGLQKDFGEERVIDTPLAESGIVGTAIGLALRGYRPVVEIQFDGFVFPAYDQIVTQLAKMHARALGKVKLPVVVRIPYGGGIGAVEHHSESPEALFAHVAGLKVVSPSNAADGYWMLQQAIQSDDPVIFFEPKRRYWDKGEVDTESIPDPLHAARVARAGTDITLAAYGPMVKVCLEAAAAAEEEGKSVEVLDLRSMSPIDFDAVQRSVERTGRLVVVHEAPVFYGSGAEIAARITERSFYHLEAPVLRVGGFHAPYPPARLEEEYLPGLDRVLDAVDRSLAY
- the pdhA gene encoding pyruvate dehydrogenase (acetyl-transferring) E1 component subunit alpha; the protein is MTVENTAARKPRRSSKRVSAAKKPTGSEPQLVQLLTPEGERVEHPDYDRHVADLGPDELRGLYRDMVLTRRFDAEATALQRQGELGLWASLLGQEAAQIGSGRALRDDDYVFPTYREHGVAWCRGVDPTNLLGMFRGVNHGGWDPNSNNFHLYTIVIGSQTLHATGYAMGVAKDGADSAVIAYFGDGASSQGDVAESFTFSAVYNAPVVFFCQNNQWAISEPTERQTRVPLYQRAQGFGFPGVRVDGNDVLACLAVTRSALERARRGEGPTLVEAFTYRMGAHTTSDDPTRYRHDDERAAWEAKDPILRLRKYLAAQGHADEAFFTELDAESDALAKRVREAVRAMPDPDDMAMFDNVYADGHALVDEERAQFAAYQASFADAPQEGK